tcataGTGATGAAGTTAGTTTGGCTCTTGAGCAGAGCTGCCTTACGACCAGGCTTCAGGTAGAAGTAGGTGGTGTACGGTGTGAAGCTGAAGTCCTCACTGCCAGGAGGAGAAGGCCAACCACAGATCAATAGAGGAACCAGCTACAGatgggtagaggtgtgtgtgtgtgtgtgtgtctgggtgttgaACCTTAGGTAGCCCTGGATGAGCAGGCGGACGATGATGGCCTCCACCTCCGGGCGAGAGAGGCTGGTGGTCTGGATCATCTTCCTGCGTTTGGCCGGGCCCTTGCCCATCCAGGCCTCCACCACCTTCAGAGGGGTCATCTTCTCGTCCAGAGAGGCTGCCAGCTCCAAGATCTGGAGCACCTCCCGGGCATGCTTTGTGATGTCCACTGTGATGTAGTCTGCGACACACAGGCATGGGGACATGGGAAAACCCGTCAGACCCAGacaagacaggaagacagacaagcaggcaggcagacagacagatgggtaggcaggaagacagaccgTTCCCATGTCTGCAGACATCACACATCTGGTTGCATCCTTCATCATCCCAGACTTCATCAAAGTGAACCGCCATGACTGAGCGCCGACACCTGGACAGAACAGACAGGAGTCAGCAATGGTAGTACACCTCCATCCACCAGTCCATCCCTCTATGTCTTCAGTACCTGTCTACGTTCTGGCAGTAGTCCACCATGGTCAGAAGCTTCTTCTGCCCCACGTTCTCCATGACAACCATGGTGCTGATCCTGAAGATGTCCGCAAAGCCGTAGAACACAATACAGTCTGCAGGACGGTCATCCCTGCCtggaaagggggaagagagggggatgaggtggagagaggaagggagagagagagagaaaattgaTGATAGACATTGATGTGAATTCCTTGTGTGGTTCTCCATTAACAGATGTTCTTTTCAGACAAAAAAAGTGTAGCAGCTGAGAAAATTATAAAAATTAGTGAATGAGTCCCAACCTGCGCGTCCACTCTCCTGGTAGTAGTTCTCTATGGACTTGCTGATAGTGTGGTGGATCACGAACTTCACGTCAGGCTTGTCGATGCCCATGCCAAATGCCACTGTGGCCACCACCACCTAGAACAGTCATCAATACCCTCAAACTAAACAACACGCAGAGGTCGAAATGGAACCGCTCCTTCCTGCAACTCCAGGTCAGAGAGCAAAGCAAGCCCCCGGTTCCCCAAGTTTACTCCAACGTGAAAGGAACCCAGCAGGCCTCTAGCCTGACCTGGTACGGTGTGCTTTGGTGTTGGTGACTACCTGGATCTTGTTATTGCTCCATTTGCGGTGGACCTTGGACTTATCGTTTGGGTGCATGTTGGCGTGGTAGGGGTATGATACGATGCCCTTCTTCTCCAGGTCGGAGGACACCACCTCTGCATCCTTCTGAGAGAACACGTACACTATCCCTGCAGGAACAACACACATCCAAAACGCTGACTCCATTTAACCAGGAGAGTTACATTAAGCAGGCTAATAGAGTGTCACATAAGCGTTGAATCAACCTTGTAAAGCGTTGGGGACACCAGAAGTGGAATACCTGACTGGTCCTGGTATCTCTCCTTGATCAAAGCTGATATGTCCGCAATTGATGTCTCGTGGTTTGCATCTTTCATTTGAACCTGAGAGAAGCAAGCAAGGCATGTTAAGGGTCACAATAAATAAACGTATGTAGCCTTCTTCAGAAGGTCAGAGCATCActgacaggagtgtgtgtgtctgtgtgtgtgtgcctgcgggcACGTGAAGGACAGGTGGCCAGCCAGGTAGGTGCAGGAGTGCGGTTGCCATGGCGCGCTCACCTCGTAGTACAGATTAGTGCGGTTAAAGGAAGCGGTGAGCGTGATTGGCTCAGGCACGCACAGGATCTTCTGACAGTCCTTCAGAACGCTGCTGGTTGCCGTGGCAGTCAGGCCTAGCAACGGCACGTTAGGGAACTGCCTCTTCAGAATCCCCAGAAGCTTGTAGTCTTCAcgcgtgtgtggagagaggacgTTATGACTGTGTGTAACACGTGTATGACCATGCATATTAACACAGTTATGCTCCTGTCTTGGAAAAAACGGTCAGAGACAAACTGCAATGATGGAAGACTACACAATCTGCAAAATGTCACAAGGTGAGTCACCAGGTCTGAAGTCATGCCCCCATTGGCTGCAGCAGTGGACCTCGTCGACGGCGATGCGGCTGAGCCTGCCCGCCTGATAGGCCTTCTCTAGACGTGACATCAGCAGCTTGCTCTTGGCGATCTTCTCCGGAGTGACGTACAGCATCTTGAAGGGAGCCTTCGGGTCTGTCATTCCACCCATCACCATCTTGGCATGCTCCTACATGGACACATAGCTCAGTCCGTCACTGTCAATAATGGCCATGAGAGTGCAAACTGGAGGTGTGGGGAAAGCAGGGGTGGGAATAGaagtggtgttgtgttgtctagGATGGTGTTGGTCGTTTACCCTGCTGCTGGATGCGTTGAGTGAAACTGCTGACACGTCTCTGGCCTTCAAGTACATAAGCTGATCTTCCATAAGCGACACCAGAGGAGTCACAACCAGGGTGaagcctaaaacacacacacacacacattaggacAAAGGACAACAGAGGGGTGATTCTCCATGCAGAGGCTAATGCGTGTTTTCCCAGAACCATTAGCCTGTCCACTGCGACATTGGTACTATAAGTGTATAAACAACGCCATAAGGAGAGTTTAGAGCCAAGTTGATaatgaaactgtgtgtgtgtgtgtgtgtgaccttacCCTCAGAGCAGACAGCAGGTAGCTGGTAACACAGACTTTTGCCACGTCCAGTGGGCATCACTAAGAACAGGTCCTTGCCAGACATGCTCAGGTTAATGGCCCTCAGCTGCAGGGGACGAAACTTAGACAGCTGGAACGCATCCGTCAGCTTCTCCTCCAGATCCTTGGACCAGGGGAAATCTAGAATGATGGAAAAGATCCTCGTAAGAAACCGACTTTAATTCTGAAAGGTTCGCCTTCGAACGCATCACAACACTATCTGGTCTCAACAGGAAACAGTAGTATAAGCTGCTCACTGGTACTGGCCACCTCAGTGGAGAGTAATGCGTGAATCTGTCCTGTACTGTACCAGAGTTGTCATATAGTTGCATCTCCTTCTTGCTGATAGGTCCAGCTCTGGAGGACtgtgacgaggaggaggagcctgaggGCTGTGCAGAGTCGCAggcctcctccagcttcctTAGAAGGTGTTTCCTGCGGGAGGTCAGACTGGCCTGCTTCTCCAGTAGCTCTGCTACCTGCAGCTCCACCACCTCTAACTCCGCCTCCACTGAATCCAGCTCTGCCTGCACCTCTGAAGAACAGGTGTCCAAAAG
The Osmerus eperlanus chromosome 17, fOsmEpe2.1, whole genome shotgun sequence DNA segment above includes these coding regions:
- the recql gene encoding ATP-dependent DNA helicase Q1 isoform X1; amino-acid sequence: MESESTNEVQAELDSVEAELEVVELQVAELLEKQASLTSRRKHLLRKLEEACDSAQPSGSSSSSQSSRAGPISKKEMQLYDNSDFPWSKDLEEKLTDAFQLSKFRPLQLRAINLSMSGKDLFLVMPTGRGKSLCYQLPAVCSEGFTLVVTPLVSLMEDQLMYLKARDVSAVSLNASSSREHAKMVMGGMTDPKAPFKMLYVTPEKIAKSKLLMSRLEKAYQAGRLSRIAVDEVHCCSQWGHDFRPDYKLLGILKRQFPNVPLLGLTATATSSVLKDCQKILCVPEPITLTASFNRTNLYYEVQMKDANHETSIADISALIKERYQDQSGIVYVFSQKDAEVVSSDLEKKGIVSYPYHANMHPNDKSKVHRKWSNNKIQVVVATVAFGMGIDKPDVKFVIHHTISKSIENYYQESGRAGRDDRPADCIVFYGFADIFRISTMVVMENVGQKKLLTMVDYCQNVDRCRRSVMAVHFDEVWDDEGCNQMCDVCRHGNDYITVDITKHAREVLQILELAASLDEKMTPLKVVEAWMGKGPAKRRKMIQTTSLSRPEVEAIIVRLLIQGYLSEDFSFTPYTTYFYLKPGRKAALLKSQTNFITMKMRRTGLAAADTTTEDESGAGAQEVVSPAVVNGNGSPLPRTKLVKVDKDQQNLAKKQNHPDQDEDSGDGPVLPTAIEVDVEINIIDNEHTPPPPIKPSSKRKSTTPQRRRRPCRDPSPPPPAVSTPDHQGPALVASPSQVSIISEGAVEELCDLRNYYSKQLRRINYISQEYLQQHPEPGVLACIREPLKSLRLPRGAAIAKTARNLWTRVSSRRKLIQR
- the recql gene encoding ATP-dependent DNA helicase Q1 isoform X2 is translated as MESESTNEVQAELDSVEAELEVVELQVAELLEKQASLTSRRKHLLRKLEEACDSAQPSGSSSSSQSSRAGPISKKEMQLYDNSDFPWSKDLEEKLTDAFQLSKFRPLQLRAINLSMSGKDLFLVMPTGRGKSLCYQLPAVCSEGFTLVVTPLVSLMEDQLMYLKARDVSAVSLNASSSREHAKMVMGGMTDPKAPFKMLYVTPEKIAKSKLLMSRLEKAYQAGRLSRIAVDEVHCCSQWGHDFRPDYKLLGILKRQFPNVPLLGLTATATSSVLKDCQKILCVPEPITLTASFNRTNLYYEVQMKDANHETSIADISALIKERYQDQSGIVYVFSQKDAEVVSSDLEKKGIVSYPYHANMHPNDKSKVHRKWSNNKIQVVVATVAFGMGIDKPDVKFVIHHTISKSIENYYQESGRAGRDDRPADCIVFYGFADIFRISTMVVMENVGQKKLLTMVDYCQNVDRCRRSVMAVHFDEVWDDEGCNQMCDVCRHGNDYITVDITKHAREVLQILELAASLDEKMTPLKVVEAWMGKGPAKRRKMIQTTSLSRPEVEAIIVRLLIQGYLSEDFSFTPYTTYFYLKPGRKAALLKSQTNFITMKMRRTGLAAADTTTSLKPARYKANVTDLQVKVCGDQVKTPGAKRPGGDTAASPPVNKKAKKKPVL
- the recql gene encoding ATP-dependent DNA helicase Q1 isoform X3, which produces MESESTNEVQAELDSVEAELEVVELQVAELLEKQASLTSRRKHLLRKLEEACDSAQPSGSSSSSQSSRAGPISKKEMQLYDNSDFPWSKDLEEKLTDAFQLSKFRPLQLRAINLSMSGKDLFLVMPTGRGKSLCYQLPAVCSEGFTLVVTPLVSLMEDQLMYLKARDVSAVSLNASSSREHAKMVMGGMTDPKAPFKMLYVTPEKIAKSKLLMSRLEKAYQAGRLSRIAVDEVHCCSQWGHDFRPDYKLLGILKRQFPNVPLLGLTATATSSVLKDCQKILCVPEPITLTASFNRTNLYYEVQMKDANHETSIADISALIKERYQDQSGIVYVFSQKDAEVVSSDLEKKGIVSYPYHANMHPNDKSKVHRKWSNNKIQVVVATVAFGMGIDKPDVKFVIHHTISKSIENYYQESGRAGRDDRPADCIVFYGFADIFRISTMVVMENVGQKKLLTMVDYCQNVDRCRRSVMAVHFDEVWDDEGCNQMCDVCRHGNDYITVDITKHAREVLQILELAASLDEKMTPLKVVEAWMGKGPAKRRKMIQTTSLSRPEVEAIIVRLLIQGYLSEDFSFTPYTTYFYLKPGRKAALLKSQTNFITMKMRRTGLAAADTTTVKVCGDQVKTPGAKRPGGDTAASPPVNKKAKKKPVL